A region of the Flavobacteriaceae bacterium MAR_2010_188 genome:
GCATTCGTATCTGGTCTTACTTGGCAGGCAATAAAACCTTCCGAAGCCAAATAAGTATCAATTACAGTTACCGGTTTCCCTAGTAGTGCATTAAAACTTTTTTCATAAGGTCCGAAGGCGACTCCACCCGAGGTATAAGCCTGAAGGTTAGGCCAGATTTCGTGAATGTTTTTAAGGTTATGATATTTAATCACTTTTTGCAACATCAACTCTATCCAAGAAGGAATACCGCTCAAAGCGCCAATATCCCAGTCTTCTGCGCGCTCAGCAATAGTTTGCACGCGTTGGTCCCAATCGTCTATCTTGGCGATATCTTCACCCGGCTTATAATAGCCTTTAAACCAGAATGGTATATTGCTAGCGCTAATTCCGCTTATTTCTCCTTCAAGGTGACCTTCATTTTTTTGAAGGTCGGTAGAACTACCCAGCATCATGATTTCCTTTTCGAAAAAATCAGACGGCAAATCAAAATTGGTCAAAGCAAAAACCTGTTTAATGCCTGCATCACGTATGGCTTCAATCATCTCGTCGGTAACAGGAATGCGCTTGCTTTTATCACCCGTTGTTCCGGAGCTTAAAGCGTAATATGACGGTTTCCCAGGCCAACTGACGTTTTCTTGCCCTTCATGCAATTTATACCACCAATTTTCATTGATTTTATTATAATCGAAATAAGGAATGTTCTCGGCAAAAGCCTTCACCACATCATCAGATTTAAGAATAACTTCAAAATTAAATTCCTTACCAAATTCAGTGTGGGTGCCTCTTTCAAGAAGTTTTTTTAAAACAGCCTTTTGCTCTTCAACTTGATTAACCACAGCAGAAAACGAGTCTCGAATATCAATTACTCCTTTGATTATATTGCCTAAAATTGCCATAATTACATTATTATTTTGCAAAGATATTATTAATTAAAAACTTATCTAATCCAAATTCTAACGCAATCCATTAAACAATTTTACAAACCAATTTAAGAGTTAAATCTTTTAAGTATTTTCGTCCCAACTTTATAACTAATCTTTTAAAATAATGACGGTCAAAACTTTTTTGTATGGATTAGGTATTGTTGCTATAATCCTGACATTAATACCACTTCTTCCTTTTGACAATTGGTATATCAGAATGTTCGATTTTCCTCACGTGCAATTGACCGTAGTTACCATGATTGCCATATTGGCCTTCAGCTTAAAATTTAAGATAGATAGCAAAAAAGAGTACCTATTCATGGCAGTAATGATTGGTTGCTTTATTTATCAATTTATTAGAATTGCGCCTTATACGCCAATTAAGGATGTAGAGGTTTTAGATAGCACGACCGAAAATGAGGATAGGACCATAAAACTTTTTACCGCAAACGTTTTACAGAAAAATAGGGAATACCATCATTTAGGGAAATTGTTGGATTCTATTGACCCAGACATAGTGTTGATTACAGAAGCGGATGAGCCCTGGAGACAATTTATCGTTAAAAACCTCGATGGAAATTATCCTTATAGCAAGGAAGTCCCGTTACCAAATACTTATGGAATGCTACTTTATTCGAAGTTAGAATTGATTAACCCAACAGTTCATTATCAAGTAGACGACAGCATTCCGTCAATAATGTCTAAAGTAAAGTTAAGGAGTGGTGATATCTTTCAATTATACTCCATCCACCCGACGCCACCAATGCCTCAGGAAAATCCGAAGTCGACCGACCGAGATGCGGAGATGATGATTACGGCAAGATTGGCAAGAGAATCTGATTTACCCGTAATTGTTTTGGGCGACTTTAATGACGTTGCCTGGTCTAAAACCACCTCTCTTTTTAAGAGCACTGGTGAATTATTGGATGTTAGGATTGGACGCGGGTTGTACTGTTCTTTTGATGCCAACAATAAAATCTTAAGATGGCCGCTAGATCATTTGTTTATTTCGGAAGAATTTAGATTAAAGGAAATTGACCTTTGTCGAGACATTAATTCTGATCACTTTCCCTTTTATTCTAAGCTAACGTTTGAGCCAGAAAGAGCTTCGGAACAAAAGCCAAAGCCACCCACTGAAGAGCAGCTAGAAGATGCACAAGATCAATTAGATAGATTCTATAAAGACAATAAGGATTTTATAAAGAGTTAGTCTTTAATAAATTTGAAGGATTTTGCTTGATCCTTGCCGCCTTTGGTGTTAATTATGTAAGCACCAGATTGCAAATCACCCACAAAGATTTTTTTATTTTTTGAAGTTTTTACTTTTTTGCCTTCAGCATTAAAAATTTCGGCTTCATCAAAATCTGTAAAACTTAGGTTAACATAATCTTTGGCAGGATTCGGATAAATTGAATCTTTATACCGAATCTGAAGGCTTGTAAGCTTCAGGGTATTATCTAAATTAAGATCCATCAAAGCACCGTTACCAAATATTCCGCTTTCCGAGCTCAATATATAATCATAAGCTGAGGTATAAGTGATGCCTTCAACTTGATAAGATATTCCGCTAGGAATCAATAAATCTGTTCTCTCGATGGTGCTTTCAGAAAAATTTTCGTTTTCGATATTAGATAATTTAACGATAAAGGCGTTTTCTTCAGAATAACCCGTAAGAACAATTTCATCAGTGATGCTGTTATAAACTCCGCCAGAAATAAGGCCATTCACATTTAATTGATCAATTTTTTCAATCACCTTATCACCAGGATCGGTAGAAAGCTTGTAGATATTGGTTTTGAAATCTGACCAGTTTTTAGTGAAAATATATAAGCTTCCTCGATAACAGATTAAAGTTTCAGCGTCAAAGTTTGTGTCGTAAGGGCTAGGGTTAAAATCGGTTTGATTGGCGTAGCTAAAATTGATTACTTCGGTGCTAATCTTTTCTTTTGACATGTCCATAATGTCCGCAATCAAAACTTTGTAGATTTTCAAATCTTGACGGTTGCCATTATTATTACCTAAATCTGCAATGTAAACGTAAGTTTCGTCATGGGCCAAATCTTCCCAATCTACATTTTTAGCATTTTGAATTTCAATTTTTCTGCTGACGGAATTAGAGTCTAAGTCCAATTGGTAGAGTGCCGGTTCACCATCGGAATCATTGTGGGTAAATAACTCACTATTCAAATAAATTAAACCGGACGATTCCTTAACCTGCTCATCTAGATTTGCGCGGACAGTAAGTTGTTGAGCAAAAGAATTTGCGCAAGAAAGTAATAGGATAAACGTGTAGCGTATACGTTTTGTATTCAATTTGAATGGTGATTGTAGATT
Encoded here:
- a CDS encoding Por secretion system C-terminal sorting domain-containing protein codes for the protein MNLQSPFKLNTKRIRYTFILLLSCANSFAQQLTVRANLDEQVKESSGLIYLNSELFTHNDSDGEPALYQLDLDSNSVSRKIEIQNAKNVDWEDLAHDETYVYIADLGNNNGNRQDLKIYKVLIADIMDMSKEKISTEVINFSYANQTDFNPSPYDTNFDAETLICYRGSLYIFTKNWSDFKTNIYKLSTDPGDKVIEKIDQLNVNGLISGGVYNSITDEIVLTGYSEENAFIVKLSNIENENFSESTIERTDLLIPSGISYQVEGITYTSAYDYILSSESGIFGNGALMDLNLDNTLKLTSLQIRYKDSIYPNPAKDYVNLSFTDFDEAEIFNAEGKKVKTSKNKKIFVGDLQSGAYIINTKGGKDQAKSFKFIKD
- a CDS encoding Uncharacterized conserved protein YafD, endonuclease/exonuclease/phosphatase (EEP) superfamily; its protein translation is MTVKTFLYGLGIVAIILTLIPLLPFDNWYIRMFDFPHVQLTVVTMIAILAFSLKFKIDSKKEYLFMAVMIGCFIYQFIRIAPYTPIKDVEVLDSTTENEDRTIKLFTANVLQKNREYHHLGKLLDSIDPDIVLITEADEPWRQFIVKNLDGNYPYSKEVPLPNTYGMLLYSKLELINPTVHYQVDDSIPSIMSKVKLRSGDIFQLYSIHPTPPMPQENPKSTDRDAEMMITARLARESDLPVIVLGDFNDVAWSKTTSLFKSTGELLDVRIGRGLYCSFDANNKILRWPLDHLFISEEFRLKEIDLCRDINSDHFPFYSKLTFEPERASEQKPKPPTEEQLEDAQDQLDRFYKDNKDFIKS
- a CDS encoding GH3 auxin-responsive promoter; amino-acid sequence: MAILGNIIKGVIDIRDSFSAVVNQVEEQKAVLKKLLERGTHTEFGKEFNFEVILKSDDVVKAFAENIPYFDYNKINENWWYKLHEGQENVSWPGKPSYYALSSGTTGDKSKRIPVTDEMIEAIRDAGIKQVFALTNFDLPSDFFEKEIMMLGSSTDLQKNEGHLEGEISGISASNIPFWFKGYYKPGEDIAKIDDWDQRVQTIAERAEDWDIGALSGIPSWIELMLQKVIKYHNLKNIHEIWPNLQAYTSGGVAFGPYEKSFNALLGKPVTVIDTYLASEGFIACQVRPDTNAMQLITDGGIYFEFVPFKPEYIKEDGSLVDEAPSVGLADVKLNQDYVLIISTVSGAWRYLIGDTIEFTDIEKAEIKITGRTKFFLNTVGSQLSVNKLDEAVKHLEEDFSTKIPEYTISAKRCEDGEFYHCWYLGTELSADTDKVVASLDEFLQSVNKNYKVARSKALKGVRVEIISPNTFYEWSGSNKKKGGQVKMERVMNEEKFAEWEEFVKNH